CGCCGTTGTAAACCTGGATTTGCTTTTCCCTGGCAAGCCCCATCTCGGTGAGCAGCAGCGCGACGTTCGCGCCGTCCGCGTAGTCCAGCCAGAAGGTTTTGGTGATCAACCTTCCGAAGCTCTCTTCGAGCGTGTCCTTCGCGCCGATCACGATCGTGTTGTGCTCGACGACGTACGAGAGTCCGTTGCTTTTCGTTATCAAATCCAGTGCTTCGAACAGCGTGATGTTCCGCAGGGAAAGAGCGCTTATGCTCTTGCCGCTTACAGCATCGCTGATTATCACGTTGTAATCCGTGGACGAAACAAGCAGCGCGATAACCTGGGCGAGCGGCATTTGGTCCACTTCAAGTTTGATGCGCTGCGAACCGTTGCCGCCGCCGCGGAACCCGTCCATATTGCCCTGCGAGCCGCCGGAGCCGAAAAGTTCCTCGTAAATGTTGCCGCTGGACTGGCTGTCAAGCATTAACGGCGCGGATGGCAGCCCCGCGTCCACGACGAAAGAAGGAACGGACGGCGATAATTCCGCTTCGGAGGGCGACATCACGGCAGCCGGCAACGGCTCTTCCGCGGGCGAATCATCCGCGGGCGCCATGTCGGATGCGGGAACTTCCGTCAAGGGGTTTCCGCTGGAAAAGTCGCGCTCCTTGATTTTTTCGGATGGGGAAATCTCGGCAATCGATTCCGGAGTGGCAACACCGGTCGTTCCGTCCGTGTAAATCACGGCCTGCACCTCATCGAAACCGCTGTTCACGATGAAATCAAGCGGATTTGCGGACGGCCCGAGTCCGAAACGGACAACCGCACCTTTCTCGCTGTCCGCGAGACTGATGCTGTCAAGCCATTTTCTGTCGTTCGCACTGAGGGCGGATTGCTCGAATTCAAGGTCGGTGTAGTCCGCGCCTTTTAGCGTGACGGTCATAACTCTGGCTTCATCGTCGTATTTCAGAACCGGAATGACGCTGCCATCCACCGCTATGTGAACGATCAGCTTGTTGCCAAGTCTCTCGATTGATATGTCCGAAAGTTGTGCTGACTTCGCCGTCCAAGGCGCAACAGCCAACGCCATCAGAACTCCGAGAAAAATCGTTTTCAAACAGGTAAGCATTTCGGGCTCCTTTGTTACGCGGAAATACCGCGTTCACCTTCGCCTTCCGAAGTAATGGCCGGTGTTCTATTGATGATCAGGTCTAAAGCAAAAACCTTGCCTGTGCGCGTGTCGAGAACGTCAACGCCATCCTCCGAGATCGAATTGACTTTGTACCTTCCTTCCATCACTTGATTGGCCCTAACACGGACAACCTTGCGGTTGCCCTCCGGGCCAATTTCAAGAAGCGCGCTCGCACCGCCCTTTTCACTGATTGCGATTCCTTTAAGTACGACCGGGCCGTCCATTATCCAAAGCGTGTTTTCATCAGGCGGCCCTTTAGGCACATCCGGAACGTTTTCCTCGCCTTTTCCGCCAAACGAGGGCGGAGTGCCCCAGGTGGGCGGCCAGCCCGGAGACGAATCGCCGCCCGGCAAGGTTATGCCGCTCCAAGGGGAAGTGAATATTCCACCGCCGGGCGTTGACGACTCGCCGGGCGAAGCCGAAGAAGCGGGCGAGCTTTCCTGCTCCTTCAAAAGCGGAGTGAATGGATTTTTGAATTGAAGGGGTACGGGCGGGACTTCCACGCTGGTGAAATACGCTCCGCCGGCAAATCCCTTGTCCGTTTCCTTGGCGAGTGTCGATTCGGAAAAAGTCCTCGTATTGATGGTCGCATCCGCCAGATCGCCGATCCGTTTGGACTTGGCTGAAAAGTACTCTGCGGGATCGATCTCCGCGAACGGCGGAAGCACCACCGGCTTGAAAGGATTGTATGAAATCTGGCTCTGACGAGCTGTGGTTTTGCCTGCGGCGGGCTCGGCGCCGGAATTTGCGGCCGATGCGCCGCCCGCAGAATCGGCATTCGCTACCCCGTTGGTTTCGACGGTCTTGGGTTTGCCGCCCTTGCCCTTATCAGCGGACTTGCCGCCTTGCATAGGCATCCAAACCTTCCAATAAAAGACGCCGATCATCACTAAAAGCAGAAATACGGCAAGTATGGTCTTGCCGGCTTCGCCGCCTTTTTTCTGCTCCATTAGATCACCTCCCGACGCGAATCGGCCAAAAGCCAATACTCCGCGGGAAATTCACAGCCCCGACGAACCTGCTCATTGCGGGAATAGGCGGTTTCAGTTACCTTGCCGCCCTTTCCGGACGATGCGCTTCCACCAGATGTTTCGCCGGAATCAATTTTACCCTCGCCGGATGAATCCTTGCCATCATCGGCCGGCTTTTTTTCGGTTTCGCCTTCGGCTGGTTTGGCCGAATCGCCGCCGCTATCACCGGCCGCAGGCTCGGATTGTTCTTCCGAAGAAGATTCGCCCGCTCCGGCAGTGGTTTCCTTTTCAGGCTCCTTCTCCAAATACTCCTCTCCCAGACCTTCCCTTTCAACCATTTGCTCAAAGGCTGTGCCGGAGGGCGGCGCGGGCGCGAGTTCGCCGGCGTAATAGTAAAACCGGCCTTCAAGTACAATCGCGAGGCCCGTTACATCCCCAATAAGTGGCATATCCTCCGGAATGGAAACCTTATATACTTCGTAAAATCTGTTGGATCGCTTGATATCGTCCAGGAAATCAAGGATATTCGGGAAAGGCCCGGTCACCCGCATTTTCGCGTCCAGCATACGAACCGCCCGCAAAAGCGTTTCATCAAGCTTTTTTTCCTCGGCGGTCTTTTTTTCCTTTGATTTTTTCGCAAGCGGAATGGGCGCGGGCTCCGCCAGCGTCAGTGCCTCCACGTGGAGCCCGTGAAGCTTGGCGAGATAATGCATGAACTCGACGATTTTTGTTTCTTGGTCTTCGGCGGGCACCAAGGATTCGACCGTTTCTTTTTCCTTCTTAAGTACGTCGGCGTACTTCCTGAATGTGGCAAGCTCGGTTGCCTTCCTGTTCGCTTCACGTCGTTCGAGTTCGAGATCCTTCAGGCTGGATTCGAGCTTGGATATTTTTCCGCGCGAAGGTACAAGATAGACCCCGATAAAGAGGCCCACCAGGAGCACAACGATAAGAATGGTGAAGAAAAACTTCCCCTTAGTGCTTTTTAAATCAAAGATGTCTGCCATGGCCCTTTCCCGAAGGGAGCCGACTTTTAAGTGGCTCCGGGTTTGGCGGCGGCATCGTTTCCTGCGGGTTTATTGGCGGAGCCGCCCTTGGCGGGCTCGCTTTCTTCCTTTTGCGGCTCGGGCGGAATATAGTCGCGCCTGGATTCCACCTGTACCGAAATTTGAAAATCCTGTACCGGCAAATCGTTGATGAACGAAAGCTGGGAACTGGAGTATTTCACATCCCGGAACATCGGCGTAGCCTCAATGTTTGCCATGAAGTGCGAAACCGGCAAAATCGATTCCGAGTTGGTTCTTCCCAAAATCGTTATCTTTCCGGCGTTCTTTTTTTCTTTATCGGTTTCAGACCTAAGCTCGTAAAGCCAGACGTCATCCGGCACCAGTGGAGAAATACCCCGAATAAACTCCGGCCAGTCAACGAATCCGTTCTGAAGGTAATTGAACATGGCCTTCTTTTTTTCGACCTTGGCGATCTCGCCCGAAATACGGTCGTATTCCTTCACGGACGGCGCAAGTGACGCAATCTCCTGCTTGGTGACGTCAATTTTAACCGTCAGGCTGTGGATTTGCGACTGCGTCAAAAGCAGCGTAACAATTACGAACAGAACCGCCAGCCCTACAACCAGCCCGAAGAAGATTGGAAAAATCGTAACCGTCGGCGCCGGCCTGAACTCTGGCGGAAGCAGGTTGAGCCTGATATTTCTAATGCTCATTCACCGAGCCCCTCCAAGGCGAGACCAAAGGCGGCGCAATAATCTGATGGAGATTGGCAAACCTCATTCGGCTGGACGTTCGTCAGTACAGGATGATCGTATCCGAAAGGATTCGCTTTTAAAACAGGCATTCTGAGCTTGTCTGACAGCAGCTCGCTCAAATTCTTGGGCCAAATACCGAATCCGGCCAAGATAATTTTGCCGATATGAATGTCGCTCCGCTGCTCCTGCGATTTGCAAAAATGAACGGTGCGCTCTATGTCTTCGGCGACTTCGCCGATAATCTGGGAAACGTAAATCTCGTTGTCCGGCGCGACCTCCAGCGACTCGATTTCCGCCGGATCCAGCTCCTGCCCCTCTTCCATTCGCATCGCTTCCTGGAAGACTTGCTGGATATGGGAGCCGCCGATCTTGATGTTGCGAATGAACTTGAGGTTTCCGTCTTCCAGAATTATCACGTCGCTTGAATATTGCCCCATAAAAACCACTATATTGCCGCCATCGTAAAGCAGGTCGCTCTTGTACTCCAGGGACTTTATAGTGGAGAATGGAGCAAGATTCAGACCGTGAACTTCCAGCCTGGCGTTCATCAGCGTTTCGAGATACGGATTGATCGTGTTTCTCGGAATCGCCACTATCAGAACTTCCAGCTTTGGCTTTCCATCTTCCTGATATTCCCTAAGAATCGAGTAATCTATGAGTTTTTCACCGGATTCGTCCGTGGCGAACTGCTCGACCTCGTACTGGATGCTGTTGCGCAGGTCGTCTTCGGGCATTTCGGGAAACGGGAGAATCCGGATGACGGCATGCCGCGACGGCGTGCATGCAACAACTGATCGCGTTTTTATTTCGGAGCTTTCGAGGAAATTGGATATCTCCCTTGCGACCGCGAAGCTGTCAAAGCTTTCCGGATCGCCGGTCTCCTGCTTCGGGTAGTACACGGTTCCGATCATCGTAAGGCCGATGCCGCCCTTGTCGCGCGCGAGACCGACCAGTCGTGCGGACTGGGTACCGAAATCGACGCCAATCACTTCCTTTAAATGCGGAAGCCGCGCCTTCCCCTTCTTCTTCGCTGAAAGTGCCATTTGAGGCACGGCTATTCTAGGCGCGTCGAAGGAGTTTGTCAAGCTTTTCCACAACAATTCACATCACACAAATATTTAGATACGCTATTTCACATTACAGTGAAGGTTGAAATTTGAGCTTTGTAGGATTTGTTCTTTTATAATCTGGGCAAAACAAAAGATAGGCATTCCGAAATTCTTGTTTAAATATAGCCGTTAATTCAATCTGATTTTTGCCTCAATCCTGTTTCTCGATCGCGTCTTCGCGGATTTTTGGCGTTCGAAACCGGCAAATTTGACCGACGGATCTTCATCCGTCCAGTGATGCTGCGAACTCGTCAATGAACAGCTCGCCGATCCTTTTGAAATCGAATTGCCTTCTGAAGCCTGCCTGTATATCCCGCTGTCTGTTTTCGTAGCCGCGTCTTTCGCCTTCTCCCATGCCCAGAATGCCGATCATTTTGGCCGCCAGTTCCCTATAGTCGCCCGGCGTCGCGTACTCGAATGGCGGCGGTGGAGTACCCGTCCAGTGCTGTGAAAGTATCGGCGTATCGAACGACAGCGCGCTGATGAGTGAACTTCTTTTTGTTGTGAATCCATCGCGGAACGTGTAAACCTGCAGCGCGCATTTTTCGGCGATAAACTTCAAAGCTGCAGCACTGTGCGAACCCGCGAACAGAACCTGCCTGCCGAGCCCCAATTTTTCGACGTGCCATTCGAAAATTCGCTGATGCCGACCCGATCCGGTTGAGGTTGCAATCACCAGCTTAACTTCGGGAATTTCCCTTTTCACCAAGTCCAGCGCCGCAAGAAGAACGTATGGATCCTTCGAGGGAACAATCCGTCCGTATGTAAACATCGCAAAACGGTTGCGCTGGGGCCATTCCAAAACTTCCAGGAGCGCTTCCCTTTCGCGCGCTTGGGCAGGCAGCACCTGTTTCATTTCCGCCGTTTCCGATTCGAGCAATGCGGCGAGCTTCGCTTTATTCCCGGCAGCCGATTCGACCGCCGCCTTCAACCGCGAATAACTTTCGCCGTCGATCTCCTCCGAAAAAACATCTCCCGCCGGAATTATTCTTGGATATTTGCCCGTTGCTCCTGCAATCGCCTCGGCCTCTTCGCGGCACGGCGAAATCAAAACGCTCGCGGCGCGAGCTAGCCTCCTCACCGCCGCCTTGCGCGCCGGATGGGCATCGCGGTATTCGTGCAAGACCGCGAAAACGGGAGGCTTCCTGCCGATTCGAGCCGACAAACTACGGATTATCCCGTCAAAAAACGGAATGCCAAGCGACCAGCCGTACCCTTTGCTGGGATACTGCACGAGCACCACGTCCGGATTGGATTTCGCTCCCAGCTCAGCGAGCTTGGAGCGCAATCCAAACCCGAATCCGCGGCCGCCTGCTACGAAAAGGCCGTCGCCTAAATCCGCGAAATCGGCACATTCCGAGTCCGCCGAAAGTGAATGGCGCCGCGCGACCTCGGCGGAATCAGTCGCGGTGATTGTG
The sequence above is a segment of the bacterium genome. Coding sequences within it:
- the pilM gene encoding type IV pilus assembly protein PilM, translating into MALSAKKKGKARLPHLKEVIGVDFGTQSARLVGLARDKGGIGLTMIGTVYYPKQETGDPESFDSFAVAREISNFLESSEIKTRSVVACTPSRHAVIRILPFPEMPEDDLRNSIQYEVEQFATDESGEKLIDYSILREYQEDGKPKLEVLIVAIPRNTINPYLETLMNARLEVHGLNLAPFSTIKSLEYKSDLLYDGGNIVVFMGQYSSDVIILEDGNLKFIRNIKIGGSHIQQVFQEAMRMEEGQELDPAEIESLEVAPDNEIYVSQIIGEVAEDIERTVHFCKSQEQRSDIHIGKIILAGFGIWPKNLSELLSDKLRMPVLKANPFGYDHPVLTNVQPNEVCQSPSDYCAAFGLALEGLGE
- a CDS encoding glycosyltransferase, which encodes MRILQFTGSFGDGKCGVGDYSFHLARAIARIGKNEVFTITATDSAEVARRHSLSADSECADFADLGDGLFVAGGRGFGFGLRSKLAELGAKSNPDVVLVQYPSKGYGWSLGIPFFDGIIRSLSARIGRKPPVFAVLHEYRDAHPARKAAVRRLARAASVLISPCREEAEAIAGATGKYPRIIPAGDVFSEEIDGESYSRLKAAVESAAGNKAKLAALLESETAEMKQVLPAQAREREALLEVLEWPQRNRFAMFTYGRIVPSKDPYVLLAALDLVKREIPEVKLVIATSTGSGRHQRIFEWHVEKLGLGRQVLFAGSHSAAALKFIAEKCALQVYTFRDGFTTKRSSLISALSFDTPILSQHWTGTPPPPFEYATPGDYRELAAKMIGILGMGEGERRGYENRQRDIQAGFRRQFDFKRIGELFIDEFAASLDG
- a CDS encoding PilN domain-containing protein, with protein sequence MSIRNIRLNLLPPEFRPAPTVTIFPIFFGLVVGLAVLFVIVTLLLTQSQIHSLTVKIDVTKQEIASLAPSVKEYDRISGEIAKVEKKKAMFNYLQNGFVDWPEFIRGISPLVPDDVWLYELRSETDKEKKNAGKITILGRTNSESILPVSHFMANIEATPMFRDVKYSSSQLSFINDLPVQDFQISVQVESRRDYIPPEPQKEESEPAKGGSANKPAGNDAAAKPGAT
- a CDS encoding secretin and TonB N-terminal domain-containing protein, producing the protein MLTCLKTIFLGVLMALAVAPWTAKSAQLSDISIERLGNKLIVHIAVDGSVIPVLKYDDEARVMTVTLKGADYTDLEFEQSALSANDRKWLDSISLADSEKGAVVRFGLGPSANPLDFIVNSGFDEVQAVIYTDGTTGVATPESIAEISPSEKIKERDFSSGNPLTEVPASDMAPADDSPAEEPLPAAVMSPSEAELSPSVPSFVVDAGLPSAPLMLDSQSSGNIYEELFGSGGSQGNMDGFRGGGNGSQRIKLEVDQMPLAQVIALLVSSTDYNVIISDAVSGKSISALSLRNITLFEALDLITKSNGLSYVVEHNTIVIGAKDTLEESFGRLITKTFWLDYADGANVALLLTEMGLAREKQIQVYNGEIEYLKVNGATALSTGTEVEGIALSKNIKPIQSLISTARRNMLVVTETEERMVRIAQVIADLDKKPKQVRLETEILEITESGSRKLGLELLGEANQITTTFGEAVPPDSLVAGQVESFKLQTIVRDPISFQVALNHLVEDGDGRVLAKPNMAAIDGNQAIYFAGREVPYISSPAQSQGSTFTPATVEFKTVGITLNFKPRVDRDGEVTMEVNPQVSTLLGFIDIGEGAVAPDTLTRQATTTVRIKSGDTFILGGMISENERESFKRVPLLSKIPLFGELFQTKTWTREKTEIIVIVRPVIEE